One part of the Haliaeetus albicilla chromosome 9, bHalAlb1.1, whole genome shotgun sequence genome encodes these proteins:
- the SLC13A2 gene encoding solute carrier family 13 member 2 isoform X5, which produces MALFWCTEALPLAVTALFPVLLFPLMNIMDSTTVCREYLKDTNMLFIGGLLMAIAIENWHLHKRVALRVLLITGVRPALLLMGFMIVTAFLSMWISNTATTAMMVPIAQAVLEQLHKSEMEFSTVSQASENINKAFELQEKSTKSDSSKETEEKGDHILTVEEDRERNENLREEKHKKFCKGMSLCICYSASIGGIATLTGTTPNLVLQGQVDELFPNNGNIINFASWFSFAFPTMILLLVLAWIWLQILYLGFNFQKNFGCAANASAKAKAKQAYDIIKEESKKLGSMKFAEIAVLILFILLVLLWFTRDPGFIPGWATVLFNKNDTSYVTDATVAIFISILLFIIPSGISNYDRDKHQTGKMTEGIKNQLKPKIRAPPALLDWKVVHQKMPWNIVLLLGGGFALAKGSEESGLSSWLGNKLTPLQHIPHPAIALLLCLLIATFTECTSNVATTTLFLPILASMAEAICLNPLYVMLPCTLSASLAFMLPVATPPNAIVFSYGQLKVIDMAKAGFVLNILGVLTITLAINTWASSLFQLQTFPSWANKTGTCP; this is translated from the exons ATGGCACTGTTTTGGTGCACAGAAGCCTTGCCGTTGGCTGTCACAGCTCTCTTTCCTGTCTTGCTGTTCCCACTAATGAATATCATGGATTCAACAACA GTCTGCCGGGAGTACTTGAAGGACACCAATATGCTTTTTATTGGAGGACTGCTGATGGCCATTGCGATTGAGAATTGGCACCTACACAAGCGTGTTGCTCTGCGGGTCTTGCTTATCACTGGTGTCAGACCAGCCCT aCTCCTCATGGGTTTCATGATTGTGACCGCCTTCCTGTCGATGTGGATCAGCAATACCGCCACCACTGCCATGATGGTCCCAATAGCACAAGCAGTGTTGGAACAGTTGCACAAGTCAGAAATGGAGTTTAGCACAGTTAGCCAAGCATCTGAAAACATCAACAAAGCCTTTGAACTGCAGGAAAAGTCAACTAAATCAGATAGCTccaaagaaacagaggaaaaaggtgA TCATATCCTGACAGTCgaggaagacagagagagaaatgaaaatctgCGAGAGGAGAAACACAAGAAATTCTGCAAGGGAATGTCTCTCTGTATTTGTTACTCAGCCAGTATTGGAGGGATTGCAACTCTGACTGGGACAACACCAAATCTGGTACTGCAAGGACAAGTTGATGA GCTTTTTCCTAACAATGGCAATATCATCAACTTTGCCTCTTGGTTCTCCTTTGCCTTCCCCACCATGATCTTGTTACTGGTTTTGGCATGGATTTGGCTGCAGATACTGTACTTGGGCTTTAA ttttcagaagaattttGGTTGTGCTGCAAATGCCTCTGCAAAGGCTAAGGCAAAACAGGCCTATGACATTATCAAGGAAGAGAGCAAGAAATTGGGGTCAATGAAATTTGCAGAAATAGCAGTTTTGATCCTCTTCATACTACTGGTACTGCTCTGGTTTACAAGAGACCCTGGTTTCATACCAGGTTGGGCAACAGTTCTTTTCAACAAAAATGATACAAG CTATGTCACTGATGCTACAGTTGCCATCTTCATTTCAATTTTGTTGTTCATCATCCCTTCTGGCATTTCTAACTATGACAGAGACAAACACCAAACAGGTAAGATGACTGAAGGCATCAAAAATCAACT CAAGCCAAAGATCCGAGCACCTCCAGCTCTCTTGGACTGGAAAGTAGTTCACCAGAAAATGCCATGGAACATCGTGCTTCTGCTGGGAGGTGGCTTTGCCTTAGCCAAAGGCAGTGAG GAATCTGGTCTGTCTTCATGGTTAGGTAACAAACTGACTCCTCTGCAGCACATCCCTCATCCAGCTATTGCTCTCCTGTTGTGTCTCCTTATTGCCACTTTCACTGAGTGCACCAGCAATGTGGCCACTACTACCCTCTTTCTCCCTATTCTGGCTTCAATG GCTGAAGCGATCTGCCTCAATCCACTCTATGTCATGCTGCCCTGTACACTTTCTGCATCATTGGCATTCATGCTCCCAGTGGCCACTCCTCCTAACGCCATTGTCTTCTCATATGGACAACTCAAGGTTATAGATATG GCCAAAGCTGGGTTTGTACTCAACATCCTGGGAGTTCTGACCATAACTCTAGCCATCAACACCTGGGCTTCATCTTTGTTCCAACTGCAAACTTTCCCATCTTGGGCAAATAAGACAGGTACATGCCCATAA
- the SLC13A2 gene encoding solute carrier family 13 member 2 isoform X3, translating to MALFWCTEALPLAVTALFPVLLFPLMNIMDSTTVCREYLKDTNMLFIGGLLMAIAIENWHLHKRVALRVLLITGVRPALLLMGFMIVTAFLSMWISNTATTAMMVPIAQAVLEQLHKSEMEFSTVSQASENINKAFELQEKSTKSDSSKETEEKGSSHILTVEEDRERNENLREEKHKKFCKGMSLCICYSASIGGIATLTGTTPNLVLQGQVDELFPNNGNIINFASWFSFAFPTMILLLVLAWIWLQILYLGFNFQKNFGCAANASAKAKAKQAYDIIKEESKKLGSMKFAEIAVLILFILLVLLWFTRDPGFIPGWATVLFNKNDTSYVTDATVAIFISILLFIIPSGISNYDRDKHQTGSKPKIRAPPALLDWKVVHQKMPWNIVLLLGGGFALAKGSEESGLSSWLGNKLTPLQHIPHPAIALLLCLLIATFTECTSNVATTTLFLPILASMAEAICLNPLYVMLPCTLSASLAFMLPVATPPNAIVFSYGQLKVIDMAKAGFVLNILGVLTITLAINTWASSLFQLQTFPSWANKTGTCP from the exons ATGGCACTGTTTTGGTGCACAGAAGCCTTGCCGTTGGCTGTCACAGCTCTCTTTCCTGTCTTGCTGTTCCCACTAATGAATATCATGGATTCAACAACA GTCTGCCGGGAGTACTTGAAGGACACCAATATGCTTTTTATTGGAGGACTGCTGATGGCCATTGCGATTGAGAATTGGCACCTACACAAGCGTGTTGCTCTGCGGGTCTTGCTTATCACTGGTGTCAGACCAGCCCT aCTCCTCATGGGTTTCATGATTGTGACCGCCTTCCTGTCGATGTGGATCAGCAATACCGCCACCACTGCCATGATGGTCCCAATAGCACAAGCAGTGTTGGAACAGTTGCACAAGTCAGAAATGGAGTTTAGCACAGTTAGCCAAGCATCTGAAAACATCAACAAAGCCTTTGAACTGCAGGAAAAGTCAACTAAATCAGATAGCTccaaagaaacagaggaaaaag GTAGTAGTCATATCCTGACAGTCgaggaagacagagagagaaatgaaaatctgCGAGAGGAGAAACACAAGAAATTCTGCAAGGGAATGTCTCTCTGTATTTGTTACTCAGCCAGTATTGGAGGGATTGCAACTCTGACTGGGACAACACCAAATCTGGTACTGCAAGGACAAGTTGATGA GCTTTTTCCTAACAATGGCAATATCATCAACTTTGCCTCTTGGTTCTCCTTTGCCTTCCCCACCATGATCTTGTTACTGGTTTTGGCATGGATTTGGCTGCAGATACTGTACTTGGGCTTTAA ttttcagaagaattttGGTTGTGCTGCAAATGCCTCTGCAAAGGCTAAGGCAAAACAGGCCTATGACATTATCAAGGAAGAGAGCAAGAAATTGGGGTCAATGAAATTTGCAGAAATAGCAGTTTTGATCCTCTTCATACTACTGGTACTGCTCTGGTTTACAAGAGACCCTGGTTTCATACCAGGTTGGGCAACAGTTCTTTTCAACAAAAATGATACAAG CTATGTCACTGATGCTACAGTTGCCATCTTCATTTCAATTTTGTTGTTCATCATCCCTTCTGGCATTTCTAACTATGACAGAGACAAACACCAAACAG GCAGCAAGCCAAAGATCCGAGCACCTCCAGCTCTCTTGGACTGGAAAGTAGTTCACCAGAAAATGCCATGGAACATCGTGCTTCTGCTGGGAGGTGGCTTTGCCTTAGCCAAAGGCAGTGAG GAATCTGGTCTGTCTTCATGGTTAGGTAACAAACTGACTCCTCTGCAGCACATCCCTCATCCAGCTATTGCTCTCCTGTTGTGTCTCCTTATTGCCACTTTCACTGAGTGCACCAGCAATGTGGCCACTACTACCCTCTTTCTCCCTATTCTGGCTTCAATG GCTGAAGCGATCTGCCTCAATCCACTCTATGTCATGCTGCCCTGTACACTTTCTGCATCATTGGCATTCATGCTCCCAGTGGCCACTCCTCCTAACGCCATTGTCTTCTCATATGGACAACTCAAGGTTATAGATATG GCCAAAGCTGGGTTTGTACTCAACATCCTGGGAGTTCTGACCATAACTCTAGCCATCAACACCTGGGCTTCATCTTTGTTCCAACTGCAAACTTTCCCATCTTGGGCAAATAAGACAGGTACATGCCCATAA
- the SLC13A2 gene encoding solute carrier family 13 member 2 isoform X2, with translation MALFWCTEALPLAVTALFPVLLFPLMNIMDSTTVCREYLKDTNMLFIGGLLMAIAIENWHLHKRVALRVLLITGVRPALLLMGFMIVTAFLSMWISNTATTAMMVPIAQAVLEQLHKSEMEFSTVSQASENINKAFELQEKSTKSDSSKETEEKDLGSSHILTVEEDRERNENLREEKHKKFCKGMSLCICYSASIGGIATLTGTTPNLVLQGQVDELFPNNGNIINFASWFSFAFPTMILLLVLAWIWLQILYLGFNFQKNFGCAANASAKAKAKQAYDIIKEESKKLGSMKFAEIAVLILFILLVLLWFTRDPGFIPGWATVLFNKNDTSYVTDATVAIFISILLFIIPSGISNYDRDKHQTGSKPKIRAPPALLDWKVVHQKMPWNIVLLLGGGFALAKGSEESGLSSWLGNKLTPLQHIPHPAIALLLCLLIATFTECTSNVATTTLFLPILASMAEAICLNPLYVMLPCTLSASLAFMLPVATPPNAIVFSYGQLKVIDMAKAGFVLNILGVLTITLAINTWASSLFQLQTFPSWANKTGTCP, from the exons ATGGCACTGTTTTGGTGCACAGAAGCCTTGCCGTTGGCTGTCACAGCTCTCTTTCCTGTCTTGCTGTTCCCACTAATGAATATCATGGATTCAACAACA GTCTGCCGGGAGTACTTGAAGGACACCAATATGCTTTTTATTGGAGGACTGCTGATGGCCATTGCGATTGAGAATTGGCACCTACACAAGCGTGTTGCTCTGCGGGTCTTGCTTATCACTGGTGTCAGACCAGCCCT aCTCCTCATGGGTTTCATGATTGTGACCGCCTTCCTGTCGATGTGGATCAGCAATACCGCCACCACTGCCATGATGGTCCCAATAGCACAAGCAGTGTTGGAACAGTTGCACAAGTCAGAAATGGAGTTTAGCACAGTTAGCCAAGCATCTGAAAACATCAACAAAGCCTTTGAACTGCAGGAAAAGTCAACTAAATCAGATAGCTccaaagaaacagaggaaaa GGACCTAGGTAGTAGTCATATCCTGACAGTCgaggaagacagagagagaaatgaaaatctgCGAGAGGAGAAACACAAGAAATTCTGCAAGGGAATGTCTCTCTGTATTTGTTACTCAGCCAGTATTGGAGGGATTGCAACTCTGACTGGGACAACACCAAATCTGGTACTGCAAGGACAAGTTGATGA GCTTTTTCCTAACAATGGCAATATCATCAACTTTGCCTCTTGGTTCTCCTTTGCCTTCCCCACCATGATCTTGTTACTGGTTTTGGCATGGATTTGGCTGCAGATACTGTACTTGGGCTTTAA ttttcagaagaattttGGTTGTGCTGCAAATGCCTCTGCAAAGGCTAAGGCAAAACAGGCCTATGACATTATCAAGGAAGAGAGCAAGAAATTGGGGTCAATGAAATTTGCAGAAATAGCAGTTTTGATCCTCTTCATACTACTGGTACTGCTCTGGTTTACAAGAGACCCTGGTTTCATACCAGGTTGGGCAACAGTTCTTTTCAACAAAAATGATACAAG CTATGTCACTGATGCTACAGTTGCCATCTTCATTTCAATTTTGTTGTTCATCATCCCTTCTGGCATTTCTAACTATGACAGAGACAAACACCAAACAG GCAGCAAGCCAAAGATCCGAGCACCTCCAGCTCTCTTGGACTGGAAAGTAGTTCACCAGAAAATGCCATGGAACATCGTGCTTCTGCTGGGAGGTGGCTTTGCCTTAGCCAAAGGCAGTGAG GAATCTGGTCTGTCTTCATGGTTAGGTAACAAACTGACTCCTCTGCAGCACATCCCTCATCCAGCTATTGCTCTCCTGTTGTGTCTCCTTATTGCCACTTTCACTGAGTGCACCAGCAATGTGGCCACTACTACCCTCTTTCTCCCTATTCTGGCTTCAATG GCTGAAGCGATCTGCCTCAATCCACTCTATGTCATGCTGCCCTGTACACTTTCTGCATCATTGGCATTCATGCTCCCAGTGGCCACTCCTCCTAACGCCATTGTCTTCTCATATGGACAACTCAAGGTTATAGATATG GCCAAAGCTGGGTTTGTACTCAACATCCTGGGAGTTCTGACCATAACTCTAGCCATCAACACCTGGGCTTCATCTTTGTTCCAACTGCAAACTTTCCCATCTTGGGCAAATAAGACAGGTACATGCCCATAA
- the SLC13A2 gene encoding solute carrier family 13 member 2 isoform X4, whose amino-acid sequence MALFWCTEALPLAVTALFPVLLFPLMNIMDSTTVCREYLKDTNMLFIGGLLMAIAIENWHLHKRVALRVLLITGVRPALLLMGFMIVTAFLSMWISNTATTAMMVPIAQAVLEQLHKSEMEFSTVSQASENINKAFELQEKSTKSDSSKETEEKGEWVMGEDRERNENLREEKHKKFCKGMSLCICYSASIGGIATLTGTTPNLVLQGQVDELFPNNGNIINFASWFSFAFPTMILLLVLAWIWLQILYLGFNFQKNFGCAANASAKAKAKQAYDIIKEESKKLGSMKFAEIAVLILFILLVLLWFTRDPGFIPGWATVLFNKNDTSYVTDATVAIFISILLFIIPSGISNYDRDKHQTGSKPKIRAPPALLDWKVVHQKMPWNIVLLLGGGFALAKGSEESGLSSWLGNKLTPLQHIPHPAIALLLCLLIATFTECTSNVATTTLFLPILASMAEAICLNPLYVMLPCTLSASLAFMLPVATPPNAIVFSYGQLKVIDMAKAGFVLNILGVLTITLAINTWASSLFQLQTFPSWANKTGTCP is encoded by the exons ATGGCACTGTTTTGGTGCACAGAAGCCTTGCCGTTGGCTGTCACAGCTCTCTTTCCTGTCTTGCTGTTCCCACTAATGAATATCATGGATTCAACAACA GTCTGCCGGGAGTACTTGAAGGACACCAATATGCTTTTTATTGGAGGACTGCTGATGGCCATTGCGATTGAGAATTGGCACCTACACAAGCGTGTTGCTCTGCGGGTCTTGCTTATCACTGGTGTCAGACCAGCCCT aCTCCTCATGGGTTTCATGATTGTGACCGCCTTCCTGTCGATGTGGATCAGCAATACCGCCACCACTGCCATGATGGTCCCAATAGCACAAGCAGTGTTGGAACAGTTGCACAAGTCAGAAATGGAGTTTAGCACAGTTAGCCAAGCATCTGAAAACATCAACAAAGCCTTTGAACTGCAGGAAAAGTCAACTAAATCAGATAGCTccaaagaaacagaggaaaaaggtgAGTGGGTTATGGGT gaagacagagagagaaatgaaaatctgCGAGAGGAGAAACACAAGAAATTCTGCAAGGGAATGTCTCTCTGTATTTGTTACTCAGCCAGTATTGGAGGGATTGCAACTCTGACTGGGACAACACCAAATCTGGTACTGCAAGGACAAGTTGATGA GCTTTTTCCTAACAATGGCAATATCATCAACTTTGCCTCTTGGTTCTCCTTTGCCTTCCCCACCATGATCTTGTTACTGGTTTTGGCATGGATTTGGCTGCAGATACTGTACTTGGGCTTTAA ttttcagaagaattttGGTTGTGCTGCAAATGCCTCTGCAAAGGCTAAGGCAAAACAGGCCTATGACATTATCAAGGAAGAGAGCAAGAAATTGGGGTCAATGAAATTTGCAGAAATAGCAGTTTTGATCCTCTTCATACTACTGGTACTGCTCTGGTTTACAAGAGACCCTGGTTTCATACCAGGTTGGGCAACAGTTCTTTTCAACAAAAATGATACAAG CTATGTCACTGATGCTACAGTTGCCATCTTCATTTCAATTTTGTTGTTCATCATCCCTTCTGGCATTTCTAACTATGACAGAGACAAACACCAAACAG GCAGCAAGCCAAAGATCCGAGCACCTCCAGCTCTCTTGGACTGGAAAGTAGTTCACCAGAAAATGCCATGGAACATCGTGCTTCTGCTGGGAGGTGGCTTTGCCTTAGCCAAAGGCAGTGAG GAATCTGGTCTGTCTTCATGGTTAGGTAACAAACTGACTCCTCTGCAGCACATCCCTCATCCAGCTATTGCTCTCCTGTTGTGTCTCCTTATTGCCACTTTCACTGAGTGCACCAGCAATGTGGCCACTACTACCCTCTTTCTCCCTATTCTGGCTTCAATG GCTGAAGCGATCTGCCTCAATCCACTCTATGTCATGCTGCCCTGTACACTTTCTGCATCATTGGCATTCATGCTCCCAGTGGCCACTCCTCCTAACGCCATTGTCTTCTCATATGGACAACTCAAGGTTATAGATATG GCCAAAGCTGGGTTTGTACTCAACATCCTGGGAGTTCTGACCATAACTCTAGCCATCAACACCTGGGCTTCATCTTTGTTCCAACTGCAAACTTTCCCATCTTGGGCAAATAAGACAGGTACATGCCCATAA
- the SLC13A2 gene encoding solute carrier family 13 member 2 isoform X1 has product MALFWCTEALPLAVTALFPVLLFPLMNIMDSTTVRDITLSIFAYVFIDAIHSYCVLMSLGQDRASESAFSLNIGFLSLFSLPCSILQVCREYLKDTNMLFIGGLLMAIAIENWHLHKRVALRVLLITGVRPALLLMGFMIVTAFLSMWISNTATTAMMVPIAQAVLEQLHKSEMEFSTVSQASENINKAFELQEKSTKSDSSKETEEKGEWVMGEDRERNENLREEKHKKFCKGMSLCICYSASIGGIATLTGTTPNLVLQGQVDELFPNNGNIINFASWFSFAFPTMILLLVLAWIWLQILYLGFNFQKNFGCAANASAKAKAKQAYDIIKEESKKLGSMKFAEIAVLILFILLVLLWFTRDPGFIPGWATVLFNKNDTSYVTDATVAIFISILLFIIPSGISNYDRDKHQTGSKPKIRAPPALLDWKVVHQKMPWNIVLLLGGGFALAKGSEESGLSSWLGNKLTPLQHIPHPAIALLLCLLIATFTECTSNVATTTLFLPILASMAEAICLNPLYVMLPCTLSASLAFMLPVATPPNAIVFSYGQLKVIDMAKAGFVLNILGVLTITLAINTWASSLFQLQTFPSWANKTGTCP; this is encoded by the exons ATGGCACTGTTTTGGTGCACAGAAGCCTTGCCGTTGGCTGTCACAGCTCTCTTTCCTGTCTTGCTGTTCCCACTAATGAATATCATGGATTCAACAACAGTAAGAGATATTACTCTATCCATATTTGCCTATGTATTTATTG ATGCAATCCATAGTTACTGTGTGCTAATGTCTTTGGGACAAGACCGTGCCTCAGAAAGTGCCTTCTCTCTAAACATTGGCTTCTTGTCACTATTTTCTCTGCCTTGTTCCATATTACAGGTCTGCCGGGAGTACTTGAAGGACACCAATATGCTTTTTATTGGAGGACTGCTGATGGCCATTGCGATTGAGAATTGGCACCTACACAAGCGTGTTGCTCTGCGGGTCTTGCTTATCACTGGTGTCAGACCAGCCCT aCTCCTCATGGGTTTCATGATTGTGACCGCCTTCCTGTCGATGTGGATCAGCAATACCGCCACCACTGCCATGATGGTCCCAATAGCACAAGCAGTGTTGGAACAGTTGCACAAGTCAGAAATGGAGTTTAGCACAGTTAGCCAAGCATCTGAAAACATCAACAAAGCCTTTGAACTGCAGGAAAAGTCAACTAAATCAGATAGCTccaaagaaacagaggaaaaaggtgAGTGGGTTATGGGT gaagacagagagagaaatgaaaatctgCGAGAGGAGAAACACAAGAAATTCTGCAAGGGAATGTCTCTCTGTATTTGTTACTCAGCCAGTATTGGAGGGATTGCAACTCTGACTGGGACAACACCAAATCTGGTACTGCAAGGACAAGTTGATGA GCTTTTTCCTAACAATGGCAATATCATCAACTTTGCCTCTTGGTTCTCCTTTGCCTTCCCCACCATGATCTTGTTACTGGTTTTGGCATGGATTTGGCTGCAGATACTGTACTTGGGCTTTAA ttttcagaagaattttGGTTGTGCTGCAAATGCCTCTGCAAAGGCTAAGGCAAAACAGGCCTATGACATTATCAAGGAAGAGAGCAAGAAATTGGGGTCAATGAAATTTGCAGAAATAGCAGTTTTGATCCTCTTCATACTACTGGTACTGCTCTGGTTTACAAGAGACCCTGGTTTCATACCAGGTTGGGCAACAGTTCTTTTCAACAAAAATGATACAAG CTATGTCACTGATGCTACAGTTGCCATCTTCATTTCAATTTTGTTGTTCATCATCCCTTCTGGCATTTCTAACTATGACAGAGACAAACACCAAACAG GCAGCAAGCCAAAGATCCGAGCACCTCCAGCTCTCTTGGACTGGAAAGTAGTTCACCAGAAAATGCCATGGAACATCGTGCTTCTGCTGGGAGGTGGCTTTGCCTTAGCCAAAGGCAGTGAG GAATCTGGTCTGTCTTCATGGTTAGGTAACAAACTGACTCCTCTGCAGCACATCCCTCATCCAGCTATTGCTCTCCTGTTGTGTCTCCTTATTGCCACTTTCACTGAGTGCACCAGCAATGTGGCCACTACTACCCTCTTTCTCCCTATTCTGGCTTCAATG GCTGAAGCGATCTGCCTCAATCCACTCTATGTCATGCTGCCCTGTACACTTTCTGCATCATTGGCATTCATGCTCCCAGTGGCCACTCCTCCTAACGCCATTGTCTTCTCATATGGACAACTCAAGGTTATAGATATG GCCAAAGCTGGGTTTGTACTCAACATCCTGGGAGTTCTGACCATAACTCTAGCCATCAACACCTGGGCTTCATCTTTGTTCCAACTGCAAACTTTCCCATCTTGGGCAAATAAGACAGGTACATGCCCATAA